Within the Abditibacteriaceae bacterium genome, the region ACGCGACCGACGCCGAAATTCAGCTCACGATTGCGGGTTACGGTTTGGCTTACGCCGTGTGCCTCGTCACCGGTGGGCGGTTGGGCGATATTTACGGACGCAAGAAGATGTTCCTCTGGGGCATGGGCGGTTTTACTCTCGCCTCAGCTTTGTGCGGGTTGGCGCAAACGCCGATGCAGCTTGTAGCGTTTCGCATTATTCAAGGTTTGCTGGCCTCGTTGATGTCGCCGCAAGTTCTGGCCATTATCCAGGTGACGTTTGCAGGCCGTGAACGCGACACGGCGACCGGCGCGATGGGTGCCGTTGTTGGCGTTGGTAGTTTTATCGGCAACGTCTTTGGTGGCTGGCTGGTAGGTGCGAACATTTTTAATCTTGGCTGGCGTCCCATCTTTTTCGTCAATGTGCCGATTGGCATTATCGCCATGGTTTGCGCGTGGTTTTGGGTGCGCGAAAGCAAGGCAGAGAAGGCGCAAAAGCTGGATATTCCCGGCGCATTGCTTTGCGGCGTGGCGCTTTTCTGCCTGATTTTTCCGCTCGCCGAGGGCCGCGAGCGCGGTTGGCCCGCGTGGGCATTTGTGATGATGGTGGCTTCTACCCTGCTCGCGTGGGTTTTCGTGCGCTACGAACGCGGTGTCGCGGCGCGCGACGGCTCACCGCTCATCGACATGAATTTGTTTCAGGAGAAGCCGTTCGCACGCGGGCTGTGTGGTGTCTTTCTGCTGTTTTCAGGAATGGGTTCATTCGCGCTCACGCTCACGATTTTCTTGCAAGATGGCTTAGGCCAAACGCCGCAGCGCACCGGCCTCATTTTCGCGCCGCTTGCTGTCGCGTTTCTTCTCGCGTCGCTGAGCGCGGTGAAGTTGACACAGCGCATGGGCACCAAAGTCTTGGCGCTCGGCCTGAGCGTTGCTCTTGTTGGGCAGTTCTGGATGCTTGGTTTGCTGCTCGCTTTTCACGGTTCGCTCAATCCGTTGTGGCTGATGCCGCCAATGTTTGTTTACGGCATCGGCCAGGGACTTACGGTTCCGCGCCTCATTCGCAGCACCATGAATACCATTGAAGGCCATCACGCAGGCGCGGCGGCGGGCGTCCTTTCCACGGTGCAGCAAATCGCGTTTGCCGTCGGTGTTTCGATTGTCGGCAGCATTTTCTTTTCGCTGCTTGGTAGCTCGGGCCACGCTTCGCGCGACGTTTACACCCGCGCGTGGGCGGTTGCGCTTGGCTGCAATATTTTGTCGTTCGGCCTCACGCGCATTATCGTGATGCGCCTTCTTCCTGCCACGCATCCTGACAAAGACGTTTTGCCTGAAGCGGTTTGTGTCGAAACCGCTTAAAGTACGGTCGAATTCGACCGGACCCGAATTTTGATTAACTGTACGTGATGAAAAAAGTGTTGTGCGCGATGAGCGGCGGCGTCGATTCGAGCGTCGCGGCGGCGCTTTTAGTTGAAGCCGGATACGATGTTGTTGGCGTCACCATGAAATTGTGGCGCGGCGAAGACGACCCCTTTGCAGCTCACCGCTACGGCGGTTGCTGCACCATCGGCGCAACTGAAGACGCGCGCCGCATCGCCGACCGTCTTGATATTCCTTATTACGTGATGAATTTACAGGACGAATTCGACGCTGCTGTCGTCGAGAATTTCGTCGAAGAATACGCCAAAGGCCGCACGCCGAACCCGTGCGCGCGCTGCAACGAATTCATTAAATTCGCGGCCTTCATCGACCGCGCCGAAGAACTCGGCTGCGATTACATCGCAACCGGCCATTACGCGCAGGTCGTCGAAAACGAAGGGCGTTTCACTTTGCAGCGTGGCGTCGACCGTCGCAAAGATCAGAGCTACGTTTTGGGAATGCTGACGCAGCGCGAGCTTTCGCGCACCTTGCTTCCCATCGGCCACATGGAAAAAGACGAGACGCGGCGCATCGCGACCGAACTCGGAATGTGCGTCGCGGCAAAGCCTGATTCGCAGGAAATCTGCTTTGTCGAAGATGGCGATTATGCGAAGTTCGTCACCACACGCGCGCCTCAAATGGCGATTGCCGGCGAAATCGTTGATACCAGCGGCGCGCACGTCGGGACGCACAACGGACTGGCACATTACACCGTCGGGCAGCGCAAAGGCTTGGGCATCGCCGCCCCCGCGCCGCTGTACGTTACGAAAATTGATGTCGAAAATAATGCGCTCGTTGTTGGAACACGCAATGCTCTCGGCGTCGATGCGCTGAGTGCGACGAACGCGAAATGGGCATTCGCGCCGGTTGAGGCGGGAATGCGCGCTGGAGCGCAGTTGCGCGCCCATGGCGACGCCGCGCCGGTGACGGTGACGCACGCCGACGAACACGGCTTCGCCATCACCTTCGATAATCCTTACGACGGAGTTTCGCCCGGCCAGATGTGCGTCCTTTATGATGGCGACGCTGTGCTGGGAGCAGGAACAATTCAGTAGAGTTTCACGGTACGGTCGAAATCGGCCGTACTTCTCAATTTGTAATTCTTCCTCCAATGACACTTCAACCGCGACAACAAGCACTTCTCGCCGCGCTCATCGAGCGTTACGTCGAGACGGCGGAACCCGTCGGCTCGACG harbors:
- the mnmA gene encoding tRNA 2-thiouridine(34) synthase MnmA, with protein sequence MKKVLCAMSGGVDSSVAAALLVEAGYDVVGVTMKLWRGEDDPFAAHRYGGCCTIGATEDARRIADRLDIPYYVMNLQDEFDAAVVENFVEEYAKGRTPNPCARCNEFIKFAAFIDRAEELGCDYIATGHYAQVVENEGRFTLQRGVDRRKDQSYVLGMLTQRELSRTLLPIGHMEKDETRRIATELGMCVAAKPDSQEICFVEDGDYAKFVTTRAPQMAIAGEIVDTSGAHVGTHNGLAHYTVGQRKGLGIAAPAPLYVTKIDVENNALVVGTRNALGVDALSATNAKWAFAPVEAGMRAGAQLRAHGDAAPVTVTHADEHGFAITFDNPYDGVSPGQMCVLYDGDAVLGAGTIQ
- a CDS encoding MFS transporter, encoding MNQPEATLDPRRWLALAVILSATLLGVLDFLIVNIAVPSIRADLHATDAEIQLTIAGYGLAYAVCLVTGGRLGDIYGRKKMFLWGMGGFTLASALCGLAQTPMQLVAFRIIQGLLASLMSPQVLAIIQVTFAGRERDTATGAMGAVVGVGSFIGNVFGGWLVGANIFNLGWRPIFFVNVPIGIIAMVCAWFWVRESKAEKAQKLDIPGALLCGVALFCLIFPLAEGRERGWPAWAFVMMVASTLLAWVFVRYERGVAARDGSPLIDMNLFQEKPFARGLCGVFLLFSGMGSFALTLTIFLQDGLGQTPQRTGLIFAPLAVAFLLASLSAVKLTQRMGTKVLALGLSVALVGQFWMLGLLLAFHGSLNPLWLMPPMFVYGIGQGLTVPRLIRSTMNTIEGHHAGAAAGVLSTVQQIAFAVGVSIVGSIFFSLLGSSGHASRDVYTRAWAVALGCNILSFGLTRIIVMRLLPATHPDKDVLPEAVCVETA